Proteins encoded together in one Drosophila albomicans strain 15112-1751.03 chromosome 2R, ASM965048v2, whole genome shotgun sequence window:
- the LOC117574145 gene encoding uncharacterized protein LOC117574145 isoform X2 — translation MLLCLNLKQKNSNNCLFAAYDVSWLPQCWLVALVSFLMALCSTSKHSKTDAKQIVTKWKQVHDLRKVQEDLIYSRCVHMEFYRKVAKHKYTAELNNLIRGEFNRVDVELKIPKLPPDYPPREEYTSMLQVEKMIDIVDVMNSSVL, via the exons atgttgttgtgtttgaacttgaaacaaaaaaatagcaataACTGTTTATTTGCCGCATATGATGTCAGCTGGTTGCCGCAGTGTTGGCTAGTTGCCCTTGTATCGTTCTTAATGGCGTTGTGCAGCACTAGCAAACATTCGAAAACAGACGCTAAACAAATCGTAACAAAATGGAAA CAAGTGCATGACTTGCGCAAGGTGCAGGAGGACTTAATTTACAGTAGATGCGTGCACATGGAGTTCTATCGCAAAGTGgccaaacacaaatacacggCTGAGCTCAATAATTTG ATTCGTGGCGAATTCAATAGAGTTGATGTCGAGCTGAAGATACCGAAATTGCCGCCAGATTATCCCCCAAGAGAGGAATACACATCAATGTTACAg GTGGAGAAAATGATCGATATTGTGGATGTGATGAACAGCTCCGTGCTCTAG
- the LOC117574145 gene encoding uncharacterized protein LOC117574145 isoform X1, which yields MLLCLNLKQKNSNNCLFAAYDVSWLPQCWLVALVSFLMALCSTSKHSKTDAKQIVTKWKVKLTLQQVHDLRKVQEDLIYSRCVHMEFYRKVAKHKYTAELNNLIRGEFNRVDVELKIPKLPPDYPPREEYTSMLQVEKMIDIVDVMNSSVL from the exons atgttgttgtgtttgaacttgaaacaaaaaaatagcaataACTGTTTATTTGCCGCATATGATGTCAGCTGGTTGCCGCAGTGTTGGCTAGTTGCCCTTGTATCGTTCTTAATGGCGTTGTGCAGCACTAGCAAACATTCGAAAACAGACGCTAAACAAATCGTAACAAAATGGAAAGTCa AGTTAACTTTACAGCAAGTGCATGACTTGCGCAAGGTGCAGGAGGACTTAATTTACAGTAGATGCGTGCACATGGAGTTCTATCGCAAAGTGgccaaacacaaatacacggCTGAGCTCAATAATTTG ATTCGTGGCGAATTCAATAGAGTTGATGTCGAGCTGAAGATACCGAAATTGCCGCCAGATTATCCCCCAAGAGAGGAATACACATCAATGTTACAg GTGGAGAAAATGATCGATATTGTGGATGTGATGAACAGCTCCGTGCTCTAG
- the LOC117574145 gene encoding uncharacterized protein LOC117574145 isoform X3 encodes MEKLTLQQVHDLRKVQEDLIYSRCVHMEFYRKVAKHKYTAELNNLIRGEFNRVDVELKIPKLPPDYPPREEYTSMLQVEKMIDIVDVMNSSVL; translated from the exons ATGGAAA AGTTAACTTTACAGCAAGTGCATGACTTGCGCAAGGTGCAGGAGGACTTAATTTACAGTAGATGCGTGCACATGGAGTTCTATCGCAAAGTGgccaaacacaaatacacggCTGAGCTCAATAATTTG ATTCGTGGCGAATTCAATAGAGTTGATGTCGAGCTGAAGATACCGAAATTGCCGCCAGATTATCCCCCAAGAGAGGAATACACATCAATGTTACAg GTGGAGAAAATGATCGATATTGTGGATGTGATGAACAGCTCCGTGCTCTAG
- the LOC117574144 gene encoding uncharacterized protein LOC117574144, protein MEPKTHKYFSIPAKYSGSTVEDLELSIQKYGDNVVRMQLLNRVHKKQCGTQLKRFLLLAGLASLYYGCILAVSEKNAKIHQAHILYPALLWLVLAFKIVRTTLDLVHSEKIFYSWDMALQTETVRTFGRKSVFCVQRGHLHDIVLNEVIENLDIKYMLILRTKGSMFNQRPIIPLFNSLSPSFECLKQIHRILHGYWLNNNLNKAKKDSRA, encoded by the exons ATGGAACCAaaaactcacaaatatttcagtattccTGCTAAGTACAGCGGCAGCACCGTCGAAGACTTGGAGTTAAGCATACAGAAATATGGTGACAATGTTGTCCGCATGCAGTTGCTTAATCGAGtacataaaaaacaatgcGGAACACAGCTAAAACGATTTTTATTGCTAGCCGGCTTGGCGTCTCTTTACTATGGCTGCATTTTGGCAGTGAGTgagaaaaatgccaaaatccACCAAGCTCACATTCTGTATCCGGCTCTGTTGTGGTTAGTGCTGGCCTTCAAAATAGTACGCACCACTCTCGACTTGGTACATTCCGAAAAGATCTTTTATAGCTGGGATATGGCATTGCAAACTGAAACAGTTCGAACTTTTGGTCGCAAATCTGTATTTTGCGTGCAACGGGGTCATCTACATGACATTGTGCTTAATGAAGTCATCGAGAAT CTGGATATTAAATACATGTTAATACTGCGCACCAAGGGCAGCATGTTCAACCAGCGTCCCATTATTCCACTTTTTAAT AGTCTGTCGCCTTCATTCGAGTGTCTGAAGCAGATTCATCGTATTCTACATGGCTATTGGCttaataataacttaaataaagCGAAGAAAGACTCCAGAGCCTAG